A single Denticeps clupeoides chromosome 7, fDenClu1.1, whole genome shotgun sequence DNA region contains:
- the LOC114794694 gene encoding stonustoxin subunit beta isoform X2: MPSTPATKNGIMPESRKERLPEYEPNIPEPQTRADLLKYWLPISLDDRTAQKMLWISEGGAKVSRMSDEMCPYLDRPERYEHSPQVLCKEGLLGSRGYWEVEYAGWVVIGVVYESAGRRAQDGPCGLGENESSWAVGWAGSCYHIWHNGVNVEVQAPSSPNLGIYLDQPAGIVKFFVVEGGGESGVQKEVKFLHQFKTTFTEKVFPGFWVGRQSYCYIQKKEE, from the exons ATGCCCAGCACTCCCGCCACCAAAAACGGAATCATGCCTGAGTCCAGGAAAG AGAGGCTTCCAGAGTACGAGCCCAACATCCCGGAGCCGCAGACCAGGGCTGACCTGCTGAAAT ACTGGCTCCCCATCTCCCTAGATGACCGAACGGCACAGAAGATGCTGTGGATCTCTGAGGGCGGGGCCAAGGTGTCCCGCATGTCAGACGAAATGTGCCCGTATTTGGACAGACCAGAACGATACGAGCATTCACCCCAG GTGCTGTGTAAGGAGGGCCTGCTGGGCTCACGTGGTTACTGGGAGGTGGAGTACGCTGGTTGGGTGGTGATCGGGGTAGTCTATGAGAGTGCTGGACGCCGGGCGCAGGATGGCCCCTGCGGCCTTGGCGAAAACGAATCGTCCTGGGCTGTGGGCTGGGCGGGGTCCTGCTATCACATTTGGCATAATGGTGTGAACGTGGAGGTCCAGGCTCCCTCCTCTCCCAATCTAGGCATCTACCTGGACCAACCAGCCGGCATAGTCAAGTTTTTTGTTGTGGAGGGAGGCGGGGAGAGTGGAGTGCAGAAAGAGGTGAAGTTCTTGCACCAGTTCAAGACCACCTTCACAGAGAAGGTCTTTCCTGGCTTTTGGGTGGGGAGGCAGTCCTACTGCTACATCCAGAAGAAGGAGGAGTAG
- the LOC114794694 gene encoding stonustoxin subunit beta isoform X1 yields the protein MPSTPATKNGIMPESRKGNKGSKAGAASKERLPEYEPNIPEPQTRADLLKYWLPISLDDRTAQKMLWISEGGAKVSRMSDEMCPYLDRPERYEHSPQVLCKEGLLGSRGYWEVEYAGWVVIGVVYESAGRRAQDGPCGLGENESSWAVGWAGSCYHIWHNGVNVEVQAPSSPNLGIYLDQPAGIVKFFVVEGGGESGVQKEVKFLHQFKTTFTEKVFPGFWVGRQSYCYIQKKEE from the exons ATGCCCAGCACTCCCGCCACCAAAAACGGAATCATGCCTGAGTCCAGGAAAG GAAATAAGGGATCCAAGGCCGGAGCGGCATCTAAAG AGAGGCTTCCAGAGTACGAGCCCAACATCCCGGAGCCGCAGACCAGGGCTGACCTGCTGAAAT ACTGGCTCCCCATCTCCCTAGATGACCGAACGGCACAGAAGATGCTGTGGATCTCTGAGGGCGGGGCCAAGGTGTCCCGCATGTCAGACGAAATGTGCCCGTATTTGGACAGACCAGAACGATACGAGCATTCACCCCAG GTGCTGTGTAAGGAGGGCCTGCTGGGCTCACGTGGTTACTGGGAGGTGGAGTACGCTGGTTGGGTGGTGATCGGGGTAGTCTATGAGAGTGCTGGACGCCGGGCGCAGGATGGCCCCTGCGGCCTTGGCGAAAACGAATCGTCCTGGGCTGTGGGCTGGGCGGGGTCCTGCTATCACATTTGGCATAATGGTGTGAACGTGGAGGTCCAGGCTCCCTCCTCTCCCAATCTAGGCATCTACCTGGACCAACCAGCCGGCATAGTCAAGTTTTTTGTTGTGGAGGGAGGCGGGGAGAGTGGAGTGCAGAAAGAGGTGAAGTTCTTGCACCAGTTCAAGACCACCTTCACAGAGAAGGTCTTTCCTGGCTTTTGGGTGGGGAGGCAGTCCTACTGCTACATCCAGAAGAAGGAGGAGTAG